A region from the Nocardioides coralli genome encodes:
- a CDS encoding DUF808 domain-containing protein, which produces MAGGLFALLDDVAALARVAAASVDDIGAAAGRASAKAAGVVVDDTAVTPQFLEGSAAERELPIIRKIATGSLRNKLVFILPAALLLAEFLPEGLPVLLIIGGTYLAYEGAEKVWERVTGHHLEEEEQELAGRGEFTPEHEARTVAGAIRTDFILSAEIMAIALKEVVSSDPDAGLVIRGITLAVVAVLITAVVYGTVALIVKMDDVGLHLSLRRSGRARRVGLGLVAAMPRVLAVISVIGTAAMIWVGGHILLVNADELGLHAPYDVVHHWEEDIRAAVAGALGGVLAWLVNTLASAVIGLVVGAVVVAVMHVLPFGHRKSHASEQSTADGGTGDPADGR; this is translated from the coding sequence ATGGCCGGCGGACTCTTCGCCCTCCTCGACGACGTGGCTGCCCTCGCCCGGGTGGCCGCGGCCTCGGTCGACGACATCGGCGCTGCTGCCGGTCGCGCCAGCGCGAAGGCCGCCGGCGTCGTGGTCGACGACACCGCCGTCACCCCCCAGTTCCTCGAGGGGTCGGCCGCGGAGCGCGAGCTCCCGATCATCCGCAAGATCGCCACGGGATCGCTGCGCAACAAGCTGGTCTTCATCCTGCCCGCGGCGCTCCTGCTGGCCGAGTTCCTGCCCGAGGGACTGCCGGTGCTGCTCATCATCGGCGGCACCTACCTCGCCTACGAGGGCGCCGAGAAGGTGTGGGAGCGGGTCACCGGGCACCACCTCGAGGAGGAGGAGCAGGAGCTCGCCGGACGCGGGGAGTTCACCCCCGAGCACGAGGCACGCACGGTGGCGGGGGCGATCCGCACCGACTTCATCCTCTCGGCCGAGATCATGGCGATCGCCCTCAAGGAGGTCGTCAGCAGCGACCCGGATGCCGGCCTCGTCATCCGCGGCATCACGCTGGCCGTGGTCGCGGTCCTCATCACCGCCGTCGTCTACGGCACCGTGGCGCTCATCGTGAAGATGGACGACGTCGGGCTCCACCTCTCGCTACGCCGCTCGGGCCGGGCGCGTCGCGTGGGCCTGGGTCTGGTCGCAGCGATGCCCCGTGTGCTCGCCGTCATCTCGGTGATCGGTACCGCCGCGATGATCTGGGTGGGCGGACACATCCTGCTCGTCAACGCCGACGAGCTGGGGCTGCACGCGCCCTACGACGTCGTCCACCACTGGGAGGAGGACATCCGGGCGGCGGTGGCCGGCGCACTCGGGGGCGTGCTGGCCTGGCTCGTCAACACCCTCGCCTCCGCCGTCATCGGGCTCGTCGTCGGGGCGGTCGTGGTGGCCGTCATGCACGTCCTTCCCTTCGGCCACCGGAAGAGCCACGCATCGGAGCAGTCCACCGCGGACGGCGGAACCGGCGACCCGGCCGACGGCCGGTAG
- a CDS encoding glycosyltransferase family 2 protein, with protein MSPSVVALLVSHDGARWLPTVIDGIRSQTHPLARVVAVDTTSRDESPELLAAAFGAVVTAPGGTSFPAAVRLGLEEVGDAEWVWLLHDDSTPEPGALAALLAAAEEDPQADILGPKLREWPSLRRLLELGVTISGTGRRETGLERGEYDQGQHDEVRPVLAVNSAGMLVRRRVLESLGGFDEQMPIFGNDIDFGWRAAAAGHRTLVVPPAVVFHAEAAHRGVRRTPLTGRHIHYQERRAALYTLLANSSRAALPWRVVRLALGTLVRMVGLLLVRQVGQALDELAALVSLYGNPRLVRRARRDRRDRQPGEPADVRPLLAPWWLPYRHGLDFVGDLVTAATNQAADVAERRRIARGAPVAVVDEEDPWAAEQGWVARFLTNPVAVAGLLFVLLALVGAREAFGTVAGGALSPAPASAAQWWQLYAEAQHPLGQGTPVPAPAYLLPMALLGSLLGPATTVSAVLVLATPVAFWGAWRFLRVVGRLLDPVGPPSWLLFLGAATYALVPAASGAWGLGRLGVVVAATVLPWLAHAALGFADPDPDRRWRAAWRTGLLLALAAAFAPLAFWFSLVLGVLVVGAGFWISPRSMRERSVWGPPATALLCPVVLLAPWWVPLVVTGSAAALALDTGRLPMAFVDYRDLVTGHLGDAGAPGWLGLLLLLVAVVALVPARTRIPVIVCWIVALSASLVALALGFVTFERDAVATRAGLGFLVVVIQGGFVVAAVVAALGAVRSQTLQGWWRRLLHAGIAVAAVVPLVGLGWFVVHGPGELDDAPDTDIPAYMMQSAELGPAHGILVIEGDVETGLTWAVQREDGLTLGEDEIVGLMDADRELDADVQELVSSTESGAVATLPGHGIEHIVLPSPADGNIAAVLDATTGLEQASAEDRSTRAWRVAEPVQEDAVTRTTPWWRTGLVALQCLGIVVVAVLCAPTRRGERR; from the coding sequence GTGTCTCCCTCCGTCGTCGCCCTGCTCGTGAGCCACGACGGTGCTCGCTGGCTGCCGACGGTGATCGACGGCATCCGCTCCCAGACCCATCCCCTCGCGCGCGTGGTCGCGGTCGACACCACCAGCCGTGACGAGTCCCCAGAGCTGCTCGCCGCGGCCTTCGGAGCGGTGGTGACCGCCCCCGGTGGCACCTCCTTCCCGGCTGCGGTCCGGCTGGGGCTCGAGGAGGTCGGTGACGCCGAGTGGGTCTGGCTCCTCCACGACGACTCGACACCGGAGCCGGGGGCGCTGGCGGCGCTGCTCGCCGCCGCCGAGGAGGACCCGCAGGCCGACATCCTGGGGCCCAAGCTCCGCGAGTGGCCCTCGTTGCGACGCCTGCTCGAGCTCGGGGTGACCATCTCGGGCACGGGTCGGCGCGAGACGGGGCTCGAGCGTGGCGAGTACGACCAGGGCCAGCACGACGAGGTCCGGCCGGTGCTGGCCGTCAACAGCGCGGGCATGCTCGTCCGACGCCGCGTCCTGGAGTCCCTCGGCGGCTTCGACGAGCAGATGCCGATCTTCGGCAACGACATCGACTTCGGCTGGCGGGCCGCCGCTGCCGGCCACCGCACCCTGGTCGTGCCCCCCGCCGTGGTCTTCCACGCCGAGGCGGCCCACCGCGGCGTCCGGCGCACGCCGCTCACGGGTCGGCACATCCACTACCAGGAGAGGCGGGCGGCGCTCTACACCCTGCTGGCGAACTCCAGCCGGGCCGCGCTCCCGTGGCGCGTGGTGCGGCTCGCGCTCGGGACGCTGGTCCGGATGGTGGGGCTGTTGCTGGTCCGACAGGTCGGCCAGGCCCTCGACGAGCTCGCGGCCCTGGTGTCCCTCTACGGCAACCCGCGCCTGGTCCGCCGTGCCCGGCGCGACCGACGCGACCGCCAGCCCGGCGAGCCCGCCGACGTGCGACCGCTGCTCGCGCCCTGGTGGCTGCCCTACCGGCACGGGCTCGACTTCGTCGGTGACCTGGTGACAGCGGCGACCAACCAGGCGGCCGACGTCGCCGAGCGGCGGCGGATCGCGCGCGGTGCCCCCGTGGCCGTGGTCGACGAGGAGGACCCGTGGGCCGCCGAGCAGGGCTGGGTGGCCCGCTTCCTCACCAACCCGGTCGCGGTGGCCGGGCTGCTCTTCGTGCTGCTCGCACTCGTCGGGGCCCGCGAGGCCTTCGGCACCGTGGCCGGCGGCGCCCTGTCGCCCGCCCCGGCCTCCGCCGCCCAGTGGTGGCAGCTGTACGCCGAGGCGCAGCACCCGCTCGGTCAGGGGACCCCGGTCCCGGCGCCGGCGTACCTGCTCCCGATGGCGCTCCTCGGCTCCCTGCTGGGCCCGGCGACGACGGTCAGCGCGGTGCTCGTGCTCGCGACCCCGGTGGCGTTCTGGGGGGCCTGGCGGTTCCTGCGGGTCGTCGGCCGGCTGCTCGACCCGGTCGGACCGCCGTCCTGGCTCCTCTTCCTGGGGGCGGCCACCTATGCCCTGGTGCCGGCCGCCTCGGGGGCCTGGGGGCTGGGCCGTCTCGGCGTGGTCGTGGCGGCCACGGTGCTGCCCTGGCTGGCGCACGCCGCCCTCGGTTTCGCCGACCCCGACCCCGACCGCCGCTGGCGTGCGGCGTGGCGCACCGGCCTGCTGCTCGCGCTCGCCGCGGCCTTCGCGCCGCTCGCGTTCTGGTTCTCCCTGGTCCTCGGTGTGCTGGTCGTCGGCGCCGGCTTCTGGATCAGCCCGCGGTCGATGCGCGAGCGGTCGGTGTGGGGCCCGCCGGCGACCGCCCTGCTCTGCCCCGTGGTGCTGCTGGCGCCGTGGTGGGTGCCGCTGGTGGTGACCGGGTCGGCAGCCGCCCTCGCCCTCGACACGGGACGGCTGCCGATGGCGTTCGTGGACTACCGCGACCTGGTCACCGGTCACCTCGGTGACGCCGGTGCACCCGGGTGGCTCGGGCTGCTGCTGCTGCTCGTCGCCGTGGTGGCCCTGGTGCCGGCCCGCACCCGGATCCCCGTCATCGTCTGCTGGATCGTCGCGCTGTCGGCGTCGCTGGTCGCGCTGGCCCTCGGTTTCGTCACCTTCGAGCGCGACGCCGTCGCGACCCGCGCCGGGCTCGGCTTCCTCGTCGTCGTCATCCAGGGCGGGTTCGTGGTCGCCGCGGTGGTCGCGGCCCTCGGGGCCGTGCGCAGCCAGACCCTGCAGGGCTGGTGGCGACGGCTGCTCCACGCCGGCATTGCCGTGGCGGCGGTGGTGCCGCTCGTCGGGCTGGGCTGGTTCGTCGTCCACGGCCCGGGCGAGCTCGACGACGCCCCCGACACCGACATCCCGGCGTACATGATGCAGAGCGCGGAGCTCGGTCCCGCCCACGGCATCCTCGTCATCGAGGGCGACGTGGAGACCGGCCTCACGTGGGCGGTCCAGCGCGAGGACGGCCTCACCCTCGGGGAGGACGAGATCGTCGGCCTCATGGACGCCGACCGGGAGCTCGACGCCGACGTCCAGGAGCTGGTCTCCTCGACGGAGAGCGGCGCCGTGGCGACGCTGCCCGGGCACGGGATCGAGCACATCGTGCTGCCCTCGCCCGCCGACGGGAACATCGCGGCCGTGCTCGACGCCACCACGGGGCTGGAGCAGGCCAGCGCCGAGGACCGCTCCACCCGGGCCTGGCGCGTGGCGGAGCCCGTGCAGGAGGACGCCGTCACCCGGACGACGCCGTGGTGGCGGACGGGCCTGGTGGCCCTCCAGTGCCTCGGCATCGTGGTGGTGGCCGTGCTGTGTGCGCCCACCCGGCGGGGGGAGCGGCGATGA
- the cofD gene encoding 2-phospho-L-lactate transferase produces the protein MPRSIRRITVLSGGVGGARFVRGLRHGVAAGTLPGVARDAEVTVVANTADDWWLHGLKVCPDLDTLMYTLGDGIDLDRGWGRRDETWHAREELEAYGVDRSWFGLGDRDLATHLVRTQMIDAGYPLSQVTEALCRRWQPGVRLLPMTDDRVETHIAITDPEAPSGRRVVHFQEYWVRLRAEVPAEAVLVIGLDDCSPAPGVVDAITDADLVVLPPSNPVVSVGTILGVPRVRDALAATDARVVGLSPIIGGRHVHGMAQQLLPVIGVEVSALGVGQHYGARAGDGVLDGWLVDDADAGDVDALRRHGLAAAAVPLLMTDDDATASMAAAALELVSP, from the coding sequence ATGCCCAGGTCCATCCGGCGGATCACCGTCCTGTCCGGCGGCGTCGGCGGCGCCCGCTTCGTGCGCGGACTGCGCCACGGCGTCGCGGCGGGCACCCTACCCGGGGTCGCCCGCGACGCCGAGGTCACCGTCGTCGCCAACACCGCCGACGACTGGTGGCTGCACGGCCTGAAGGTGTGCCCCGACCTCGACACCCTCATGTACACGCTCGGCGACGGCATCGACCTCGACCGCGGCTGGGGGCGTCGCGACGAGACGTGGCACGCCCGGGAGGAGCTGGAGGCCTACGGCGTGGACCGGAGCTGGTTCGGGCTGGGCGACCGCGACCTCGCGACCCACCTGGTCCGGACCCAGATGATCGACGCCGGCTACCCCCTGTCGCAGGTCACCGAGGCGCTCTGCCGTCGCTGGCAGCCCGGCGTCCGCCTGCTCCCCATGACCGACGACCGCGTGGAGACCCACATCGCGATCACGGATCCCGAGGCTCCCAGCGGACGGCGGGTGGTCCACTTCCAGGAGTACTGGGTGAGGCTGCGGGCCGAGGTGCCAGCCGAAGCCGTGCTCGTGATCGGCCTCGACGACTGCTCGCCGGCACCGGGGGTCGTGGATGCGATCACCGACGCCGACCTGGTGGTGCTGCCGCCGTCCAACCCCGTCGTCTCGGTGGGCACCATCCTCGGTGTGCCGCGGGTGCGCGACGCCCTGGCCGCCACCGACGCCCGTGTCGTCGGCCTCTCCCCCATCATCGGCGGGCGACACGTCCACGGCATGGCGCAGCAGCTGCTGCCGGTGATCGGCGTGGAGGTCAGCGCGCTCGGCGTGGGACAGCACTACGGCGCGCGGGCCGGCGACGGGGTCCTCGACGGCTGGCTGGTCGACGACGCCGACGCGGGCGACGTCGACGCCCTGCGACGGCACGGCCTGGCTGCCGCGGCCGTGCCGCTGCTGATGACCGACGACGACGCGACCGCCTCGATGGCCGCCGCCGCCCTCGAGCTGGTGTCGCCGTGA
- a CDS encoding SIS domain-containing protein, translating into MATWFDESRLDDEAAWQRHDATLRLLAESGARVRREVVEATEAISDGVTRAAGQQRPRAVVAAGPDSRLLRAVLEPWCPVPFVAWPAPSLPGWAGGLDLVVVLAHDGGAGSASAVAEAVRRGCQVVVACPPGSMVAEHAAGRWSTILPSSTRDQLATAVVMLEYLEQVQLGPRTDSEGVATALDEVATACSPHRDLAGNPAKELAISMADSVPMVWGGSVLAARAARRIAESLRRTSGRSALAGDAEHLLPVLEAARQHDVFDDPFAGDARDLGPMLLVLDDGNEEALVREERGRLRAAAGSRGVRVETLTTEAPTEIARYASLLLQGRYAAEYLGLGLTEE; encoded by the coding sequence ATGGCGACCTGGTTCGACGAGTCCCGTCTCGACGACGAGGCGGCGTGGCAGCGCCACGACGCCACGCTGCGCCTCCTGGCCGAGTCGGGCGCCCGCGTACGCCGCGAGGTGGTCGAGGCCACCGAGGCGATCTCCGACGGGGTGACCCGGGCGGCCGGGCAGCAGCGACCGCGGGCCGTCGTCGCCGCCGGCCCCGACTCCCGGCTGCTCCGCGCGGTCCTGGAGCCGTGGTGCCCGGTGCCGTTCGTGGCCTGGCCGGCCCCCTCGCTGCCGGGCTGGGCAGGTGGGCTGGACCTCGTGGTGGTGCTGGCCCACGACGGGGGCGCCGGCTCGGCGTCGGCGGTCGCCGAGGCCGTCCGCCGCGGCTGCCAGGTGGTGGTCGCCTGCCCGCCGGGATCGATGGTGGCCGAGCACGCCGCCGGCCGGTGGAGCACGATCCTGCCGAGCTCGACGCGTGACCAGCTGGCCACGGCGGTGGTCATGCTGGAGTACCTCGAGCAGGTGCAGCTCGGTCCGCGTACCGACTCGGAGGGCGTGGCGACGGCGCTCGACGAGGTCGCGACGGCCTGCTCGCCGCACCGTGACCTGGCCGGCAACCCGGCCAAGGAGCTGGCGATCTCGATGGCCGACTCCGTGCCGATGGTGTGGGGCGGGAGCGTCCTCGCAGCCCGGGCCGCCCGCCGGATCGCCGAGTCGTTGCGACGTACCAGTGGTCGCAGCGCCCTGGCCGGCGACGCCGAGCACCTGCTGCCGGTGCTCGAGGCAGCCCGGCAGCACGACGTCTTCGACGACCCCTTCGCCGGCGATGCGCGCGACCTGGGCCCCATGCTGCTCGTCCTCGACGACGGCAACGAGGAGGCGCTGGTGCGCGAGGAGCGGGGACGGCTGCGTGCGGCGGCCGGCTCCCGTGGCGTGCGGGTCGAGACCCTGACGACCGAGGCGCCGACGGAGATCGCCCGCTACGCCTCGCTGCTCCTGCAAGGCCGCTACGCCGCCGAGTACCTCGGCCTGGGTCTCACCGAGGAGTGA
- a CDS encoding DUF3499 domain-containing protein, translating into MSAGRRCSRTACGRTAVNTLTYVYADQTAVLGPLATYAEPHAYDLCDVHSERLSAPRGWEVLRLAPDPAAQGPSPDDLLALADAVREAGRPPAPPEVTGPTLADETGRETSRRGHLRVLTSD; encoded by the coding sequence GTGAGTGCAGGCCGGCGGTGTTCGCGAACGGCGTGTGGCCGGACTGCGGTCAACACGCTCACCTACGTCTACGCCGACCAGACCGCCGTCCTCGGTCCCCTCGCGACCTATGCCGAGCCGCACGCCTACGACCTGTGCGACGTGCACAGCGAGCGCCTCTCCGCGCCGCGGGGCTGGGAGGTGCTGCGGCTGGCTCCCGACCCTGCCGCCCAGGGCCCGAGCCCCGACGACCTGCTGGCCCTGGCCGACGCCGTCCGCGAGGCCGGCCGGCCCCCGGCGCCGCCGGAGGTCACCGGCCCCACGCTGGCCGACGAGACGGGCCGCGAGACCAGCAGGCGGGGGCACCTGCGGGTGCTCACCTCCGACTGA
- a CDS encoding Trm112 family protein → MNLDPTLLEIIVCPDCRGDLAAEGEELVCGSCGLAYPVRDDIPVLLVDEARRPE, encoded by the coding sequence ATGAACCTGGACCCCACCCTGCTCGAGATCATCGTCTGCCCGGACTGCCGCGGCGATCTCGCCGCCGAGGGCGAGGAGCTGGTGTGCGGGTCCTGCGGGCTCGCCTACCCGGTGCGCGACGACATCCCGGTGCTCCTCGTCGACGAGGCACGCCGGCCCGAGTGA
- a CDS encoding WhiB family transcriptional regulator — MRELLLLDGDADEAGWQERALCAQTDPEAFFPEKGGSTREAKKVCLTCEVRNECLEYALMNDERFGIWGGLSERERRKLKKRAV; from the coding sequence GTGAGAGAACTTCTTCTCCTCGACGGAGACGCCGACGAAGCCGGGTGGCAGGAGCGCGCGCTGTGCGCGCAGACCGACCCGGAGGCGTTCTTCCCCGAGAAGGGCGGATCGACCAGGGAGGCCAAGAAGGTCTGCCTGACCTGCGAGGTACGCAACGAGTGCCTCGAGTACGCCTTGATGAACGACGAGCGCTTCGGCATCTGGGGAGGGTTGTCCGAGCGCGAGCGCCGCAAGCTCAAGAAGCGCGCGGTCTGA
- a CDS encoding DUF5719 family protein, translating to MSETGRRSAMRRTLSPTGVIAVVLPLLTVGALALVRPDPASIPAQGAQEVRPDRVDLVCPSALTEPLLAVAVAGAEVAGTATAIPESGDAEPVEVEDDAVTRLSSPEVTELRGEGDLASSLIAARVQERGLAATDCVLPRPDYWFSGVGAGAEHVSVLELTNPDDGPAVADVTVWARSGQLDVPTLRGVIVPGGETLRLDLAQEVPRRTELGISVVVSRGRLAATVEDEIPSLGARAATRGWLPESGEPATEQLLLGLAAGEGSDTLVLTNPGADEARVELRVVTQDASFVPEGLAEVRVGPMSVETVTLSEVLRRQVQEGALGLELSATEPVSATLRSVVGEDLVHATRVAGSTNAMTALVPPGEARLVLAGAEGSGIAQVTAYDADGRRLQRRRVELTDGSGGEVELRRGTALVRVSSKRTTVAAAVVVTGRGATVVPLEELVRRSLVPAVRPGLL from the coding sequence ATGAGCGAGACCGGCCGACGCAGCGCGATGCGGCGCACGCTGAGCCCCACCGGTGTCATCGCGGTCGTGCTGCCGCTGCTGACCGTCGGGGCGCTCGCCCTGGTGCGTCCCGATCCCGCCTCGATCCCGGCGCAGGGGGCGCAGGAGGTGCGGCCCGACCGGGTCGACCTGGTCTGCCCGAGCGCCCTGACCGAGCCGCTGCTCGCCGTCGCGGTGGCGGGTGCCGAGGTGGCGGGAACCGCGACCGCGATCCCCGAGAGCGGGGACGCGGAGCCGGTCGAGGTCGAGGACGACGCGGTGACGCGTCTCTCGAGCCCCGAGGTCACCGAGCTGCGGGGAGAGGGCGACCTCGCGTCGTCGCTCATCGCAGCCCGGGTCCAGGAACGCGGGCTCGCCGCGACCGACTGCGTGCTGCCCCGGCCCGACTACTGGTTCTCGGGGGTCGGCGCGGGGGCCGAGCACGTCTCCGTCCTCGAGCTCACCAATCCCGACGACGGGCCGGCCGTCGCCGACGTCACGGTCTGGGCGCGCAGCGGCCAGCTCGACGTGCCGACCCTGCGCGGCGTGATCGTCCCCGGCGGGGAGACGCTGCGGCTCGACCTGGCGCAGGAGGTGCCGCGGCGGACCGAGCTGGGGATCTCCGTGGTGGTGTCGCGGGGCCGGCTGGCCGCGACGGTGGAGGACGAGATCCCCTCCCTGGGCGCCCGCGCCGCCACGCGCGGGTGGCTGCCCGAGTCCGGCGAGCCCGCCACCGAGCAGCTGCTCCTGGGGCTGGCCGCGGGCGAGGGCAGCGACACGCTGGTGCTGACCAATCCCGGCGCCGACGAGGCACGCGTGGAGCTCCGGGTGGTCACCCAGGACGCCTCGTTCGTGCCGGAAGGGCTGGCCGAGGTCCGGGTCGGCCCGATGTCGGTCGAGACGGTGACGCTCTCGGAGGTGCTGCGACGGCAGGTGCAGGAGGGTGCCCTGGGGCTCGAGCTCTCCGCCACCGAACCGGTGAGTGCGACGCTGCGTTCCGTGGTGGGAGAGGACCTCGTCCACGCCACCCGCGTCGCGGGCTCGACGAACGCGATGACGGCGCTGGTGCCGCCCGGTGAGGCCCGCCTGGTGCTGGCGGGGGCCGAGGGCTCGGGGATCGCGCAGGTGACGGCGTACGACGCCGACGGCCGGCGGCTGCAGCGGCGCCGGGTCGAGCTGACCGACGGCAGCGGGGGAGAGGTGGAGCTGCGCCGCGGCACCGCCCTGGTCCGGGTGTCCTCGAAGCGCACCACCGTGGCCGCCGCCGTCGTGGTCACCGGCCGCGGTGCGACCGTGGTGCCGCTGGAGGAGCTCGTGCGTCGCAGCCTGGTCCCTGCGGTCCGACCGGGTCTGCTGTAG
- a CDS encoding metallopeptidase family protein, whose product MRVGVDASEPPRPRAPRRDRRGRGMRGPGVLPRTPGVPELRTARERFDDLVVEVVAELDERWSDRLGLLEYAVEDAPQIPDDWHGTAPLSSLVRGARGAPTRLVVFRRPIEHRAESLADLEALVLTVVVEQVAELLGVDAELVDPRYRRRED is encoded by the coding sequence ATGCGGGTGGGAGTCGATGCCTCGGAGCCCCCGCGCCCCCGGGCACCCCGTCGGGACCGGCGCGGGCGCGGCATGCGGGGGCCCGGAGTCCTCCCCCGGACCCCGGGGGTGCCCGAGCTCCGCACCGCCCGGGAGCGCTTCGACGACCTCGTCGTCGAGGTCGTGGCGGAGCTCGACGAGCGGTGGTCGGACCGGCTCGGCCTGCTCGAGTACGCCGTCGAGGACGCCCCCCAGATCCCGGACGACTGGCACGGCACCGCACCACTGTCGTCCTTGGTCCGCGGCGCGCGCGGCGCTCCCACCCGGCTGGTGGTCTTCCGGCGGCCGATCGAGCACCGGGCGGAGTCGCTGGCCGACCTCGAGGCGCTCGTGCTGACGGTGGTGGTCGAGCAGGTGGCAGAGCTGCTCGGGGTCGACGCCGAGCTGGTCGACCCCCGCTACCGCCGGCGCGAGGACTGA
- a CDS encoding phosphomannomutase/phosphoglucomutase, with amino-acid sequence MAPILDDAALDAVFKAYDVRGLVPEQLDAELCRSIGNAFVEVTGAREVVVGHDMRPSSPELAGAFADGAASAGADVVAIGLCSTDQLYFASGHLDLPGAMFTASHNPADYNGIKLCGRGASPVGQDTGLREVRERVAQGAGRSAARLGTLQQMDLLAAYAAHLVGLAPVAGRRLKVVVDAGNGMAGLTVPAVADRLGADRIELVPLYFELDGSFPNHEANPIDPANLVDLQKRVVAEDADLGLAFDGDADRCFLVDERGEPVSPSTLTALIAARELERHPGSTVIHNLITSRAVPELVSERGGTPVRSRVGHSFIKAMMAETDAVFAGEHSGHFYFRDFWRADSGLLAALHALAALAGTEATASELFGEFARYPLSGEINSTVVDPQAVIDEVRADHAGLDGVRLDDLDGLTVTHDDWWFNVRPSNTEPLLRLNVEGRDEATMRRVRDAVLRTIRSHR; translated from the coding sequence ATGGCCCCCATCCTCGACGACGCCGCGCTCGACGCCGTCTTCAAGGCCTACGACGTGCGCGGTCTCGTCCCGGAGCAGCTCGACGCGGAGCTGTGCCGGTCGATCGGCAACGCCTTCGTCGAGGTCACCGGAGCCCGCGAGGTCGTCGTCGGCCACGACATGCGCCCCAGCTCGCCCGAGCTCGCGGGCGCCTTCGCCGACGGCGCTGCGTCGGCCGGTGCCGACGTCGTCGCGATCGGCCTCTGCTCGACCGACCAGCTCTACTTCGCCAGCGGCCATCTCGACCTGCCCGGCGCGATGTTCACCGCCAGCCACAACCCGGCCGACTACAACGGCATCAAGCTGTGCGGACGCGGCGCCAGCCCCGTGGGCCAGGACACCGGCCTGCGCGAGGTGCGCGAGCGGGTCGCCCAGGGCGCCGGTCGGTCGGCCGCCCGGCTCGGCACGCTGCAGCAGATGGACCTGCTGGCGGCCTACGCCGCCCACCTGGTCGGCCTCGCGCCGGTGGCGGGTCGCCGGCTCAAGGTCGTCGTCGACGCCGGCAACGGCATGGCCGGACTCACCGTGCCCGCCGTGGCCGACCGGCTCGGTGCGGACCGGATCGAGCTGGTCCCCCTCTACTTCGAGCTCGACGGCAGCTTCCCGAACCACGAGGCCAACCCGATCGACCCGGCCAACCTGGTCGACCTGCAGAAACGGGTCGTCGCCGAGGACGCCGACCTGGGGCTCGCCTTCGACGGCGACGCCGACCGGTGCTTCCTGGTGGACGAGCGCGGCGAGCCCGTCTCGCCCTCGACCCTGACCGCCCTGATCGCCGCCCGCGAGCTCGAGCGCCACCCGGGTTCGACGGTGATCCACAACCTGATCACGAGCCGGGCGGTGCCCGAGCTGGTCTCCGAGCGTGGCGGCACCCCCGTCCGCAGCCGCGTCGGCCACAGCTTCATCAAGGCGATGATGGCCGAGACGGACGCCGTCTTCGCCGGCGAGCACAGCGGCCACTTCTACTTCCGCGACTTCTGGCGCGCCGACTCCGGGCTGCTGGCCGCCCTCCACGCGCTGGCCGCCCTGGCGGGCACCGAGGCCACCGCCTCCGAGCTCTTCGGCGAGTTCGCCCGCTACCCGCTCAGCGGCGAGATCAACTCGACGGTGGTGGATCCGCAGGCCGTCATCGACGAGGTCCGCGCCGACCACGCCGGCCTCGACGGGGTCCGGCTCGACGACCTCGACGGCCTGACCGTCACCCACGACGACTGGTGGTTCAACGTCCGTCCCTCCAACACCGAACCGCTGCTGCGCCTCAACGTCGAGGGCCGCGACGAGGCCACGATGAGGCGCGTCCGTGACGCCGTCCTCCGCACGATCAGGAGCCACCGATGA